A single Penaeus chinensis breed Huanghai No. 1 chromosome 7, ASM1920278v2, whole genome shotgun sequence DNA region contains:
- the LOC125026943 gene encoding uncharacterized protein LOC125026943 has product MKVSRAKTEYLCLNGVSRGSIRMQDQQLPEVNEFRYLGSTVQSDGGAEAEISRRIQSGWNNWEKMTGVMCDKRVPARVKGKIHRTVIQPTMLYGLETLKRRRRRQGDWRRWPR; this is encoded by the coding sequence atgaaggTATCAAGAGCGAAGACGGAGTACTTGTGCTTGAACGGGGTGTCCAGAGGAAGCATACGGATGCAAGACCAACAACTGCCAGAAGTAAATGAATTCAGGTACCTTGGTAGCACAGTACAATCGGATGGTGGAGCAGAAGCAGAGATCAGCAGAAGGATCCAATCAGGATGGAACAATTGGGAGAAGATGACCGGTGTGATGTGTGACAAGAGGGTCCCAGCCAGAGTTAAGGGAAAGATCCACCGGACCGTGATCCAGCCGACAATGCTTTACGGGCTGGAGACGTTAAAGAGACGTAGAAGGCGACAAGGAGACTGGAGGAGGTGGCCGAGATGA